The Ziziphus jujuba cultivar Dongzao chromosome 1, ASM3175591v1 genome segment TATTATTTCGTTATAATTAGAGTACTATTGCCATTTCTCATTGTTCGTCTTTTGTTTTGCACTATGTGTTATGTGGTAACCAATCCATGataataatcaataatgttaagaaaaagaaaaagaaaaagaaaaaaaaaagttcagggCTGGCTCAAATTGCCGGCCTTTCCCTATTTCCAACAAGGAAATTAAGGCCCCACTTTCAATAAATTACTGCTATACTAATTTTGAACTTAGCACATTGTGACACATTCATGTACGGAAATTAGCTAAAGTTATGACAGTTTATGTTCCCAATACTGAATAAGTCCAAGAGTACTAAATCCCCCCTGAAGCTGGAATTTCTATGCTTATTCACCAAGTTTTGGTACCAGTTGTTATGGATTCTTAGAAAGAGTCAAAGAAAACTGCCATAATCAAACACATAAGATTTAGCACAATATGAACTAAATGTGTTTACAAGCTATGAATGAGATCTCTAATGGGTAGTCTCACTAAGAAATCCAAAACAATCCCAAATCCTCATTAGTTTATTGAGTTTTCTCTAAGCACAGAGCTCTCAAAATCGATACGGAAAAACTCTTTTGACTCTACAAGAAACGTAGAAGACCACTCTGTTATTGTCGTCTGTCGACGTGGACGGTGGAACCATCTTATTCAAACAAGAGGCGCAAAGGTTCAGATGTGTACGTGGCCATCAACTTATTACAACAAACAAACTCACTAAACGCCGCCGTTGCACTTAGTGGTTTGGTTTTAACACTCATTAAATTACTTGCAACCGGACGACGACGTTTTTAGTTCCTCAAAAGGAAACTGAGACTCCAATTTCTCTATTCTTCCTCTACTTGAAGCCGTGGTGATTGAGGATTAATTCTCACATAACCATTTTAGGCTGCTGGCTTAGTTTCAATCCCAGCAAACAATCAATTGTAATTGTTGTATCTTCTTGATATCATGCTGCCTAGCTCTTCATTCAACTGATCACCATCCCTACATTATGTAACCTTGCTATTAAAAGTAACATCTAATTTGATACAAGTagggattaaatatatatgaaaataaaatgaaataaaatataggtATCGGGCtactttattttgaaaaaaaaaaattaaaaataaaaagtaggatGTATTATTTGTCCTTTAGGCCTTTGGGGACAGAGATGATACATTGTCATGCTAccagcctctctctctctctctctctctctctcacacacacacacatttgactcagttcttttctttttctaataaaCACTGCATTTGACTTTTCTCTCTTCCCTACTACAGCATTATCTTTATGTTTTCCCTTTCTCACTGCATGTATTTcgattttgacttttctttgctatatatttgtaaaatttactCAGATGTCAAATCATTGATTGATAACTTTTTTCAAGTTAAATTATTGAGACAATGGTGGTAACttaaattagattaattttattaaataatatgaccAAAATCTAGTTTAATGCATTTAGAGCATATGAAAACTgagaaaatagtaataataatcataataataacaataacaataatagtaataaaaaaatattaatatcaataCTTCCTAAACAATATAAGTTTTGGTATtttacattataaattttttttcatgacATTTAGGATCAtgaatttcactttttcttgcatattctactttatttttttgttaactttttaACATACTTGTCACATGATTGgtacataaaacaaaaataaaggcaTAAAATGCAATTCTATATAAATTAGAGttcaaatacaaaaattttcaaaaatcactaaatatttttcattattgaaaattattattcctCTAATAAATTGGTAAAGTCTTAAAGGAATGCAAatgcaatttttgaaaaaataaaaaataataatatgtaagtATTATACGGATGCAAAAACGAATAAACActtataaaagaaatataattaagtatttataaaatctaaaagaaaacttcgaaagattatttttataaaatatattacttttttattacaagaatttttcatatttatatttattatttttttaacaaaatacttttgaaattttctaatatgtaatttttttaataaaattttatttttttaaaaaaagtgactTTTTAATgcttgttcaaattttttattcgaCTCTATGTTTTATTGGATATCTATtttatatctataaaattttctacatattataaagattttaaataaataaaaaaacatagagacccatgaaaaaaataagctattcataaaatctaataaaaatagaaaattattattataaaatatattattttatttatttcatgttttttaatatttatatttattatttaggaaaaaagaTACTTATAAGAtttctaatatgtatattttataaaatgtttacttttccaaataaaatatttgttaatgcatgttcaaatttttttatcggtctttatttatttatctcttTATGATATTTACATATgtaaggatttttatttttatttttgaaaaaattacatttttaattttttttccacaaacttctttaataaattttttaattacattatttaataaatttttatagtttaattaattttttatttgaaaatttcttcattttgtATCCTAAGCTATATAGAATtgcattttgtatatttattttttgccccATATGCCAACATATGATAAACCTGGTAAAAAGTTaacttaaaaggaaaaaaaaaaaaaaaaaaaaaagatgcaacAGTACAACTAAAAGTGAAGTTCAAGACGCAAAATGTTAGAAAAACAaagtttaaaatacaaaataccaaAGCATGCATAATTTAGAGTGTATTGGTATCAATATccctaataataacaaaattcattATTATCCAATTGATCAAATGCCTGTGccataattgtatatataaattggtaTCCGAGATTTTGGCTAATTGGTTAAAAAAGAAGGTACTTGATAGGCTTGTTTCTCTATTTCTGACTTTCAGTCGCCCCTCTTCTCTTCCTTCTTTGAACTTCTTGCATTTTGTCTTTCTATTGATCTATTTGCTCCCAAACTCTCAACTCCTCTTTATCCACCTTTAGACTTCATTTTAGGAGGTCCAGGCACCTCCTAAAAGTCcaacccattaaaaaaaattttattgactAAGTTTACTTAATGGTTAAGTTTAGCCGTGGCTTAGTtagtttgtaaaaaaaataactttatagCTTATATATAAGTGCTAAGCTATCAGTCTTGCATTGTACAAACAACGCATAATTTTTAGAAACTCTAgaaagagttttgagagaagtttttatatACTGATTTCcaaagagaaataataatacaaattttcttcttaatcttttttgttttattttttttaaatttttttatttttaaataataagagaatcacaacaagtggtatcaaagcTAAAATCTAGATAGAGCCAAGATAAAAGCCCAAAGTGATTAAACTATGGTAGTCCCCCAGATGGTAGACAGTAATGGTAAATTTCAATCTCATGATTGACGATCGAAATTTGATGATATGAAATTTCGTGTAAAGATAGTGCAACAATCTCGATGGGATGGGGATGAAATAGTGGTTGTCGATTTAAGGAGGTGTCGGCCAAggaaacaacaaaaaattgtGATCCTTAGTTTGAAGGGTGCTTGTCAGAACAAGAACTAGTGGTTCTTAATTCAAAGAATGATTGTAAAACGTGCTAATGATTATAGAGCATACGAACAGAAATCTCACATTAATCCGatataaatattctaaaagGTATATAAAAAGCTTGGATTACTTTCCTTACATGGTTAACATTTAGGAATGAAACTCCAAAGTCTTCTGTCTACAATATTCTTGTTTGGGACCTAATCAGCCAACTTATTCTTAGAGAAAGTTTTTCAGCCCaatcattttatttgaattaccaaaaaaacaaaaaagcaaaattcatttcatttaaattactaaaaagaaaaagcaaaattccaaattagaagaaagaaataaaataaaaaagctaaatTGAATTTAAGAATAATGGGCAGTATATACTATTCAaataaatgttaataaataCATGATATTTGtggtaatataaaaaaaattaaaaaaataaaaatctgcgCTAGGATGGAGTTTGTGAGCCTCAGTATTGGTGGTCTATTTAGTTTGTTTAATTTACTTTAACTTGGTaatttacataattaattagttgtatatatactttttcttttcttttctattacAATATTTTCAACTCAATCaaacaattataaaacaaaGAATAGGACTTTTTTGAACAAGCCTTTGTGACCTCAATAAATATCGCACAGCGCTAAAATCAAATATCATATCACTTCTAGTtcttattacccaaaaaatatcACTTTTATTTTAGAGTAGTACAGACATATGTTTTTATAAGTGGGATtgtatttcttcaaaaattttataaaaaaaaggaaaaaaaagttggattatattttatttggagcTTTCCATATTTAAACTTCTCCCAAATTTATGActcataaactatatatatatatatatatatatatagaaagacaATTATGCATAAAGGGATACAATTATCTTAACTTAATTTCTAAACAAAACGAATTAAGTtcctttagttttaattttacttattatcttttttttcctgaaagaGGAAGTTTTATAACCAAAAACCTAGCGAAAAGCTTACAAAAAGAGCTTACACAGATGATGTGGCCTCTCCGCCACTCTCGTGGGacacaaaataagaaaacaacaaagGAAAAGAGTTTAAACAAAAGGTGCGAGAGATTTTTGAGAcatttgatttgatattttatttgtatacttTATATGGGATATATCTCTAATCTCTTGTAAGGTTCATAAGAGGGCTACAAAAGTTTCATAGTTTGATTTAATAATCAAAGCTGGAATGCTATCGAGCCTGTAGAGTTGAATATGATACATCATTAACAGAGCATGTTCCTGGATTCTCTACCGAATTCTGTTTTACAAGCGTAGAAAAAGCAGGTTGTTTAGGACCTGAGACAGTTACGGAATCACCACCTCCTCCAAGCATTGACACAACATCTGACATGGTTGGTCTATCTTCTGCACTTTCTTGCACACAAAACAAACCGACTTCCACACACCGTCTAAATTCGCTTGTTGCTGTACATGTTTCTGCCACTGCTTGATCCAGTAACTCCAAGTATCTTCCTTCTTTCCACAGGTACCATGCCtggattgaatttttactgaaaaGCTTAATCCTTGAAAGTAATGTAATTAAACTATTTGTAATGCAACATTATGATATTAAAGCTTATTACTCACATATTCTAGTAGGTTTGAAAATTCATTTGGCTGATAAAAACCACTGTTCTTCTTGCCGCTTAGGATTTCTAGCACCATGACTCCAAAACTGAAGACGTCTGATTTTTCAGAGAAGAGACCCTTCAAGGCATACTCGGGTGACATATAGCCACTGTTTTCATCATTAATTTATTCGAGTCTTTATTAGTGCAAAAACAGAATGCTCTTGATGTTAATTCCATGTTATTTTAAACTGaagcaaattaattttggtaaaggaaaagaaaagtgttAAAATTCACTTACTAGGTCCCAACAATGCGATTAGTGTTGGCTCCCGATTCATTCTCCCCAAAGATTTTTGCTGTCCCAAAATCAGAGATTTTTGGATTCATGTTGCTGTCTAATAAGATGTTGCTGGTTTTCAAATCTCTATGGATAATTCTTAGTCTAGAGTATTTGTGGAGGTATAGAAGCCCTTGAGCAATCCCTTCTATTATGTGCATTCGTTTTTTCCAGTCAAGCAAAACTCGTTTTGTTGCATCTGTTGTAAAGTGTGTACTAAGCAAATAAGCACAGTAAAATGCAGAAATTACTAGACAAATAAGTAAAACGAGAAAGTAGCTAGCAAGATATAACGAACCGAAAAGAAATGAATCCAAACTTTTGTTAGGCAAATACTCATAGACCAATATCTTCTCCTCTCCTTTAATGCAACAACCCAATACTCTAACAAGATTCCTATGTTGAAGGTTTGAAATTAACATCGcttcattttttaattcctcTACTCCTTGTCCAGATCTTCTGGAGAGTCTTTTGACTGCAATCTCTTGTCCATCAGCCAGTGTACCCTGGAGAAAActactttatttcttttcattttcacatgTTACAAAGAGAATTGAACTGtctcaatatttcaaaatcaaatttaaccTTGTAGACTGGCCCAAAACCACCCTGGCCTAATTTATTTGCATCAGAGAAGCGGCCTGTGGCACTCTCTATGGCAGAAAAGCTGAATAAAGGTAATTCATGATCCTGCTTCCCATTTGACTTCAGCTTGTGTGTGCCGCTGAGTTCTTTAATGGCTGCCATACTAGTCCTCAATTCACGTATCAATACCTCTGTACCCATGTTTGCATCCTTCCCTTGGCTTCCTTGTTTACCTGGtcaacacaaaacaaaaaaataaaaaaaaaataaataaataaaaatgaagaagaagaagctgaagGAACTGTTTAGATTTTGATCAATCAGATAAAATGATGCTCAAATATATTACAATGACAGATACCTCTAAAATAGAAGCAGTACTTCAGCATTGAACAGCACAATGAGCAGATTATAGCAAGAACAATTAAGGAAACCAGTGGACCAACAATGGTTACCCACTTCTGATTCTTCTTTGGATTACTTGCTGAAGAAATAAACGTATTGACATCAATGGTCATAATTTAGCATATGAAAGTTGTCAATGCTTTTTCAGATCAACATAAATGAATGCCATGGGAATATATAGGTACTACCTCTTTGTGTTTCCGTAGTGGTATTTCTTTCTATGTCAGGACCAGTGTTGTTTTTCTCCATTGAACTGCTATTACGAATGTAGAAAGACTGCCAGCTATGGATTTCATCTTTCTTTATTCCGGATGAAAATTTGCAGCCAGTTCCATCGCTTTTAGCAGACGCAAAGGCTTTGCAGGAACAATTGTTCCTACATATCTCTTCGCAGTCATTTGGACCCAAACTGTGATTTTTGAGGAAATCCCACCTATCCATGTCTCCAATTGTTTGCAGAAATTCATCATTTCTGCTGCAATTTGATGGCGTCTGGTCTATGCAGGCCCCGGACCTAGCGTAGTTTTCATTTTCATCACAAGTAGGTACATACCACAGTGTCCATCCCCCATATTTGTCCCCCAGAAACATGTGGATTTTCCCAGATGAATTCATCTCAATCCACGAGGAAATATAATTAGCAGGGACAGTAAAGACAAAGTAGCTCTCATTTTCATTTGAGATATAGCTGAATTTGAATGCAGGATCATCAAAAATAGCAGGGAAATAGCTGAAGTTTTGACCATTCCACTTCCCACTGCGCCAGTACAGATTGTGCTTTCTCCAAATCACAAGTTGATTTGTATCGTTTGGATCAAGTCCAAGAGTGAATTCCCCTAATGCCGGAAATTCCGGGCTTAGCCATGAAGTGAGGGAATGGTTACGCGGCTGCAGCTTTTGCCCCACGTCTAACAATCCTAACTTCATACCTGGAAGAAATGTATCAGTGGGATGGTCAAAACTCTGCCACACAATGTCTTCACCTGCTTTCAAAACCAAATTCCCGGTGTCAAGAAGTGTGGCGCTTGTGTTAGAACTCGTTGCTTGGCTTCCAGGATTTATGAGAATAGGAGTTGAATCACCGTTTCTAAGTACCAGGTTTCCACGTGCACCGATATAGAGAATCCAATGGCTGTTGATGGTATTGGTCAAGGGATTGTCTCGGTTGGCCACCCAAACCATCTTCATGTCTCCGGACCTGTACATCATGTATTGAATCCCCAAGTAGCGGTTGCTGCCACCGGAATATTcaagattaaaaaattttaaccgGAACAGCTTGTTCGGAGACTCCAAGAATTGGTACCCAGTCAACTCATCGCCGGGGTGTAGTGTATCTCT includes the following:
- the LOC125421721 gene encoding G-type lectin S-receptor-like serine/threonine-protein kinase B120 isoform X3, which gives rise to MGRDRKRRSYLVMVVLFLLWFVQLVQLSLERDTLHPGDELTGYQFLESPNKLFRLKFFNLEYSGGSNRYLGIQYMMYRSGDMKMVWVANRDNPLTNTINSHWILYIGARGNLVLRNGDSTPILINPGSQATSSNTSATLLDTGNLVLKAGEDIVWQSFDHPTDTFLPGMKLGLLDVGQKLQPRNHSLTSWLSPEFPALGEFTLGLDPNDTNQLVIWRKHNLYWRSGKWNGQNFSYFPAIFDDPAFKFSYISNENESYFVFTVPANYISSWIEMNSSGKIHMFLGDKYGGWTLWYVPTCDENENYARSGACIDQTPSNCSRNDEFLQTIGDMDRWDFLKNHSLGPNDCEEICRNNCSCKAFASAKSDGTGCKFSSGIKKDEIHSWQSFYIRNSSSMEKNNTGPDIERNTTTETQRGKQGSQGKDANMGTEVLIRELRTSMAAIKELSGTHKLKSNGKQDHELPLFSFSAIESATGRFSDANKLGQGGFGPVYKGTLADGQEIAVKRLSRRSGQGVEELKNEAMLISNLQHRNLVRVLGCCIKGEEKILVYEYLPNKSLDSFLFGSLYLASYFLVLLICLVISAFYCAYLLSTHFTTDATKRVLLDWKKRMHIIEGIAQGLLYLHKYSRLRIIHRDLKTSNILLDSNMNPKISDFGTAKIFGENESGANTNRIVGTYGYMSPEYALKGLFSEKSDVFSFGVMVLEILSGKKNSGFYQPNEFSNLLEYAWYLWKEGRYLELLDQAVAETCTATSEFRRCVEVGLFCVQESAEDRPTMSDVVSMLGGGGDSVTVSGPKQPAFSTLVKQNSVENPGTCSVNDVSYSTLQAR
- the LOC125421721 gene encoding G-type lectin S-receptor-like serine/threonine-protein kinase At1g67520 isoform X1; protein product: MGRDRKRRSYLVMVVLFLLWFVQLVQLSLERDTLHPGDELTGYQFLESPNKLFRLKFFNLEYSGGSNRYLGIQYMMYRSGDMKMVWVANRDNPLTNTINSHWILYIGARGNLVLRNGDSTPILINPGSQATSSNTSATLLDTGNLVLKAGEDIVWQSFDHPTDTFLPGMKLGLLDVGQKLQPRNHSLTSWLSPEFPALGEFTLGLDPNDTNQLVIWRKHNLYWRSGKWNGQNFSYFPAIFDDPAFKFSYISNENESYFVFTVPANYISSWIEMNSSGKIHMFLGDKYGGWTLWYVPTCDENENYARSGACIDQTPSNCSRNDEFLQTIGDMDRWDFLKNHSLGPNDCEEICRNNCSCKAFASAKSDGTGCKFSSGIKKDEIHSWQSFYIRNSSSMEKNNTGPDIERNTTTETQRASNPKKNQKWVTIVGPLVSLIVLAIICSLCCSMLKYCFYFRGKQGSQGKDANMGTEVLIRELRTSMAAIKELSGTHKLKSNGKQDHELPLFSFSAIESATGRFSDANKLGQGGFGPVYKGTLADGQEIAVKRLSRRSGQGVEELKNEAMLISNLQHRNLVRVLGCCIKGEEKILVYEYLPNKSLDSFLFGSLYLASYFLVLLICLVISAFYCAYLLSTHFTTDATKRVLLDWKKRMHIIEGIAQGLLYLHKYSRLRIIHRDLKTSNILLDSNMNPKISDFGTAKIFGENESGANTNRIVGTYGYMSPEYALKGLFSEKSDVFSFGVMVLEILSGKKNSGFYQPNEFSNLLEYAWYLWKEGRYLELLDQAVAETCTATSEFRRCVEVGLFCVQESAEDRPTMSDVVSMLGGGGDSVTVSGPKQPAFSTLVKQNSVENPGTCSVNDVSYSTLQAR
- the LOC125421721 gene encoding G-type lectin S-receptor-like serine/threonine-protein kinase At1g67520 isoform X2 encodes the protein MGRDRKRRSYLVMVVLFLLWFVQLVQLSLERDTLHPGDELTGYQFLESPNKLFRLKFFNLEYSGGSNRYLGIQYMMYRSGDMKMVWVANRDNPLTNTINSHWILYIGARGNLVLRNGDSTPILINPGSQATSSNTSATLLDTGNLVLKAGEDIVWQSFDHPTDTFLPGMKLGLLDVGQKLQPRNHSLTSWLSPEFPALGEFTLGLDPNDTNQLVIWRKHNLYWRSGKWNGQNFSYFPAIFDDPAFKFSYISNENESYFVFTVPANYISSWIEMNSSGKIHMFLGDKYGGWTLWYVPTCDENENYARSGACIDQTPSNCSRNDEFLQTIGDMDRWDFLKNHSLGPNDCEEICRNNCSCKAFASAKSDGTGCKFSSGIKKDEIHSWQSFYIRNSSSMEKNNTGPDIERNTTTETQRASNPKKNQKWVTIVGPLVSLIVLAIICSLCCSMLKYCFYFRGKQGSQGKDANMGTEVLIRELRTSMAAIKELSGTHKLKSNGKQDHELPLFSFSAIESATGRFSDANKLGQGGFGPVYKGTLADGQEIAVKRLSRRSGQGVEELKNEAMLISNLQHRNLVRVLGCCIKGEEKILVYEYLPNKSLDSFLFDATKRVLLDWKKRMHIIEGIAQGLLYLHKYSRLRIIHRDLKTSNILLDSNMNPKISDFGTAKIFGENESGANTNRIVGTYGYMSPEYALKGLFSEKSDVFSFGVMVLEILSGKKNSGFYQPNEFSNLLEYAWYLWKEGRYLELLDQAVAETCTATSEFRRCVEVGLFCVQESAEDRPTMSDVVSMLGGGGDSVTVSGPKQPAFSTLVKQNSVENPGTCSVNDVSYSTLQAR
- the LOC125421721 gene encoding G-type lectin S-receptor-like serine/threonine-protein kinase At1g67520 isoform X4, encoding MGRDRKRRSYLVMVVLFLLWFVQLVQLSLERDTLHPGDELTGYQFLESPNKLFRLKFFNLEYSGGSNRYLGIQYMMYRSGDMKMVWVANRDNPLTNTINSHWILYIGARGNLVLRNGDSTPILINPGSQATSSNTSATLLDTGNLVLKAGEDIVWQSFDHPTDTFLPGMKLGLLDVGQKLQPRNHSLTSWLSPEFPALGEFTLGLDPNDTNQLVIWRKHNLYWRSGKWNGQNFSYFPAIFDDPAFKFSYISNENESYFVFTVPANYISSWIEMNSSGKIHMFLGDKYGGWTLWYVPTCDENENYARSGACIDQTPSNCSRNDEFLQTIGDMDRWDFLKNHSLGPNDCEEICRNNCSCKAFASAKSDGTGCKFSSGIKKDEIHSWQSFYIRNSSSMEKNNTGPDIERNTTTETQRASNPKKNQKWVTIVGPLVSLIVLAIICSLCCSMLKYCFYFRGKQGSQGKDANMGTEVLIRELRTSMAAIKELSGTHKLKSNGKQDHELPLFSFSAIESATGRFSDANKLGQGGFGPVYKGTLADGQEIAVKRLSRRSGQGVEELKNEAMLISNLQHRNLVRVLGCCIKGEEKILVYEYLPNKSLDSFLFGSLYLASYFLVLLICLVISAFYCAYLLSTHFTTDATKRVLLDWKKRMHIIEGIAQGLLYLHKYSRLRIIHRDLKTSNILLDSNMNPKISDFGTAKIFGENESGANTNRIVGTYGYMSPEYALKGLFSEKSDVFSFGVMVLEILSGKKNSGFYQPNEFSNLLEY